One Cucurbita pepo subsp. pepo cultivar mu-cu-16 chromosome LG11, ASM280686v2, whole genome shotgun sequence DNA window includes the following coding sequences:
- the LOC111805267 gene encoding histone-lysine N-methyltransferase ATXR7 isoform X2 — translation MVSSTGLLHEYDDSLFSRERHKVTEIQHLDPDTLSCECKYDCFPVSSQLSRDGRSFCRCRDIACISSCSIDIDEKNGSYSSVDMSCQLNGTSPDLPECCSSDGSSFQDKGFSGYSLATCVSGWMYVNEQGQMCGPYIQEQLHEGLSTGFLPDELLVYPVLNGALTNPVPLKYFKQFPDHVATGFAYLSVDNSNMGTNGAHSVPCKNDLAMHRQEGLVEYANSQTLCHELQSGPLSLGYENGGCKQASNSEVFCFSTSNHSSSVERSCWLIEDHTGRKHGPYSLLQLYSWHQHGYLKDSVMIYHIESKFRPFTLFSAVNAWKAEIPPPHFSSDLKANESSPLLKFISETSEEVSSQLHSGIMKAARKVVFDEIVGNIIADYITMKKTERQIKVEQNNQTTKACSLDSRMSEVTRGGDLPADSMPEAQGFFSVPEKVSTDAVPVQSLKMTGGVDNFREVHAVICRMLFDYSLQVVWNAVSYDMVAEYSSAWRSKRLWSYRPHYNLASSGHSDRTKKIEKIPAEAGVNCLSVVEFKRAPTEICVHSPAISLSIPSRPTSHSGCHRPKENLKWMVECLEKELHASAKVSLFEYVRDILVEEVMSSCNSSTDVKLNKAALDMPVQCSSINNNKDSFGELHCDSNDTRGDRNSCELKLSPLEEDNPSKDAALNSAANSLNRVFKEVCTNEGCAFSEDFNELPAPGLEENSTFLIPSLACKFRPSSSNKCSPKIEGYIMLAICRQKLHDVVLKEWTSSYKDDLLRQFITSWIASKKHCNPNGIVEGACEASKVPDKLREGSKRFLESSLAAGNYTYYRKKSSKKKLGSSDYATEGSSVVRNQPSENLKKEKVSADLCETTDTEIASLSLKNITKSKRQKDLSRNTTCKRTSAEVTLSSSHSSGKTICGTKKLKISPIVKDDNVNKDSMKHGKGRMIGSPLVHKNVDKVMNKCDHGVGARERLSVNVSKLKRKQKVDELSFSRNKVSAIAGDVSKQAASKKGVAQKEKSDKSRKLNLCIRSNGCARSSINGWEWRRWTLKASPAERARNRGIQYFNSELLGPDVTTSHLLNGKGLSARTNRVKVRNLLAAADGADLLKASQLKARKKRLRFQRSKIHDWGLVALEPIEAEDFVIEYVGELIRPR, via the exons ATGGTTTCCTCCACAGGACTTCTccatgagtatgatgattccTTATTTTCACGAGAAAGGCATAAAGTGACAGAGATTCAACATCTAGATCCAGATACATTAAGCTGTGAGTGTAAATATGATTGTTTCCCCGTATCTTCACAGCTTAGCAGAGATGGACGCTCATTCTGCAG GTGCAGGGATATTGCTTGCATATCTTCATGTTCCATTGATATTGATGAAAAAAATGGTTCATATTCATCAGTAGATATGAGCTGTCAGTTAAACGGAACTAGCCCTGATCTTCCAGAATGTTGCAGTTCAGACGGCTCCTCATTCCAAGATAAGGGTTTCTCTGGGTATTCTTTGGCTACTTGTGTAAGTGGTTGGATGTATGTTAATGAACAAGGTCAAATGTGTGGCCCTTATATTCAAGAACAGCTTCATGAAGGTTTATCTACTGGTTTCTTGCCAGATGAGCTTCTTGTATATCCTGTTTTAAATGGAGCTTTGACCAATCCTGTGCCACTCAAGTACTTTAAGCAGTTTCCTGATCATGTTGCAACTGGTTTTGCTTATTTGAGTGTGGACAACTCCAACATGGGTACTAATGGGGCTCATTCTGTTCCTTGTAAAAATGATTTAGCTATGCATAGGCAAGAGGGCTTGGTGGAGTATGCGAATTCACAGACTCTTTGTCATGAGTTACAATCTGGCCCTCTAAGTCTTGGATATGAAAATGGTGGCTGTAAACAGGCTTCAAATTCTGAAGTTTTTTGCTTTAGTACTTCAAATCATTCATCG TCAGTTGAGAGATCATGTTGGTTGATTGAGGATCATACAGGGAGGAAACATGGACCCTATTCGCTTCTACAATTATATTCTTGGCATCAGCATGGATACTTGAAGGACTCAGTTATG ATATACCATATTGAAAGCAAATTTAGACCCTTCACATTATTTTCTGCGGTGAATGCATGGAAAGCTGAGATACCTCCCCCTCACTTCTCATCTGATCTCAAAGCCAATGAGAGTAGCcctttattgaaatttatatctGAAACTTCTGAAGAAGTTTCATCCCAACTGCATTCTGGAATAATGAAAGCAGCTCGCAAAGTGGTGTTTGATGAGATTGTTGGCAACATCATTGCAGATTATATCACCATGAAGAAAACTGAAAGACAAATAAAGGTTGAACAAAACAACCAAACTACGAAGGCTTGCTCTCTGGACAGCAGAATG tCAGAAGTTACTAGAGGAGGGGATCTTCCTGCTGATTCTATGCCAGAAGCACAAGGCTTCTTTAGTGTTCCTGAGAAAGTTTCTACTGATGCTGTTCCTGTTCAGTCTCTTAAAATGACCGGCGGTGTTGATAATTTTAGAGAGGTGCATGCAGTTATTTGCCGAATGCTTTTTGATTACTCCTTACAGGTAGTTTGGAATGCTGTTTCTTATGATATGGTGGCAGAGTATTCATCTGCATGGCGTAGCAAAAGACTTTGGTCTTATCGTCCTCACTATAATTTAGCTTCTAGTGGGCATAGTGATCGTACCAAGAAGATTGAAAAAATACCTGCTGAAGCT GGTGTCAATTGCCTATCAGTCGTGGAGTTTAAGAGAGCACCAACAGAAATCTGTGTGCACTCACCTGCTATATCTTTGTCAATTCCTTCTAGGCCAACATCTCATTCTGGTTGTCATAGGCCAAAGGAAAACTTGAAATGGATGGTGGAATGCCTCGAAAAGGAGCTTCATGCCTCTGCAAAGGTATCTTTGTTTGAGTATGTTCGGGATATTCTTGTGGAAGAAGTGATGAGCTCATGTAACTCCTCAACAGATGTCAAATTAAATAAG GCTGCTCTTGATATGCCTGTTCAATGTTCTAGTATTAACAATAACAAGGACTCCTTTGGTGAACTGCATTGTGATTCAAATGATACACGTGGAGATAGAAATTCATGTGAACTTAAACTATCTCCGTTGGAAGAGGACAATCCGTCCAAAGATGCAGCTCTAAATTCTGCTGCTAATTCATTAAATAGAGTGTTCAAAGAAGTCTGTACAAATGAAGGTTGTGCTTTTAGTGAAGATTTCAATGAATTACCAGCTCCTGGTCTCGAGGAAAATTCTACCTTTCTCATTCCATCTCTTGCTTGTAAATTTCGTCCTTCAAGCTCAAATAAGTGTTCTCCTAAGATTGAGGGGTACATTATGCTTGCAATATGCAGACAGAAACTGCACGATGTTGTTCTTAAGGAATGGACATCATCATACAAAGATGATCTTCTTCGCCAGTTTATTACATCATGGATTGCATCGAAGAAACATTGCAATCCTAATGGAATTGTG GAAGGAGCATGTGAAGCCTCTAAAGTACCAGACAAATTAAGGGAAGGATCAAAACGCTTCTTGGAATCTTCTCTTGCAGCTGGTAATTATACTTATTACCGGAAGAAATCATCAAAGAAGAAGTTAGGATCTTCAGATTATGCTACTGAGGGTAGCTCTGTTGTACGAAATCAGCCTtctgaaaatttgaagaaagaaaaagtttctGCTGATTTGTGTGAGACTACAGACACTGAGATTGCTTCTTTGTCACTGAAAAACATTACAAAAAGTAAAAGGCAGAAGGACTTGTCTCGCAATACCACCTGCAAACGGACTTCTGCAGAAGTTACGTTATCCAGTAGCCATTCTTCTGGGAAAACCATATGTGGcaccaaaaaattaaaaatttcaccTATAGTTAAAG ATGATAATGTCAACAAGGATTCCATGAAACATGGGAAAGGGAGAATGATAGGTTCGCCTTTGGTGCACAAAAATGTTGATAAGGTTATGAATAAATGTGATCATGGAGTTGGTGCCCGGGAAAGGCTTT CTGTGAATGTGTCAAAGTTGAAAAGGAAACAGAAGGTTGACGAGTTATCATTCTCTCGTAATAAGGTCTCGGCAATAGCAGGTGATGTTAGCAAGCAAGCAGCAAGTAAGAAGGGTGTagctcaaaaggaaaagtctgATAAATCTAGGAAGTTAAACCTCTGTATTAGATCTAATGGTTGTGCCCGCTCATCAATTAATGGATGGGAATGGCGTAGATGGACTCTAAAAGCAAGTCCTGCTGAGAGAGCTCGTAATAGGGGTATTCAATATTTCAATTCTGAGCTATTAGGACCTGATGTCACTACATCTCATTTGTTAAATGGCAAAGGCCTTTCTGCACGAACAAATAGGGTGAAGGTGCGGAATCTTCTTGCTGCTGCAGATGGTGCCGATCTTTTAAAAGCCTCTCAATTAAAG GCAAGAAAAAAACGCCTACGCTTTCAACGTAGTAAGATTCATGACTGGGGTCTAGTTGCCCTAGAGCCAATTGAAGCAGAGGATTTTGTAATTGAATACGTTGGGGAACTAATTCGTCCTCGG TAA
- the LOC111805267 gene encoding histone-lysine N-methyltransferase ATXR7 isoform X1 — translation MVSSTGLLHEYDDSLFSRERHKVTEIQHLDPDTLSCECKYDCFPVSSQLSRDGRSFCRCRDIACISSCSIDIDEKNGSYSSVDMSCQLNGTSPDLPECCSSDGSSFQDKGFSGYSLATCVSGWMYVNEQGQMCGPYIQEQLHEGLSTGFLPDELLVYPVLNGALTNPVPLKYFKQFPDHVATGFAYLSVDNSNMGTNGAHSVPCKNDLAMHRQEGLVEYANSQTLCHELQSGPLSLGYENGGCKQASNSEVFCFSTSNHSSSVERSCWLIEDHTGRKHGPYSLLQLYSWHQHGYLKDSVMIYHIESKFRPFTLFSAVNAWKAEIPPPHFSSDLKANESSPLLKFISETSEEVSSQLHSGIMKAARKVVFDEIVGNIIADYITMKKTERQIKVEQNNQTTKACSLDSRMSEVTRGGDLPADSMPEAQGFFSVPEKVSTDAVPVQSLKMTGGVDNFREVHAVICRMLFDYSLQVVWNAVSYDMVAEYSSAWRSKRLWSYRPHYNLASSGHSDRTKKIEKIPAEAGVNCLSVVEFKRAPTEICVHSPAISLSIPSRPTSHSGCHRPKENLKWMVECLEKELHASAKVSLFEYVRDILVEEVMSSCNSSTDVKLNKAALDMPVQCSSINNNKDSFGELHCDSNDTRGDRNSCELKLSPLEEDNPSKDAALNSAANSLNRVFKEVCTNEGCAFSEDFNELPAPGLEENSTFLIPSLACKFRPSSSNKCSPKIEGYIMLAICRQKLHDVVLKEWTSSYKDDLLRQFITSWIASKKHCNPNGIVEGACEASKVPDKLREGSKRFLESSLAAGNYTYYRKKSSKKKLGSSDYATEGSSVVRNQPSENLKKEKVSADLCETTDTEIASLSLKNITKSKRQKDLSRNTTCKRTSAEVTLSSSHSSGKTICGTKKLKISPIVKDDNVNKDSMKHGKGRMIGSPLVHKNVDKVMNKCDHGVGARERLSVNVSKLKRKQKVDELSFSRNKVSAIAGDVSKQAASKKGVAQKEKSDKSRKLNLCIRSNGCARSSINGWEWRRWTLKASPAERARNRGIQYFNSELLGPDVTTSHLLNGKGLSARTNRVKVRNLLAAADGADLLKASQLKARKKRLRFQRSKIHDWGLVALEPIEAEDFVIEYVGELIRPRISDIRERQYEKMGIGSSYLFRLDDGYVVDATKRGGVARFINHSCDPNCYTKVITVEGQKKIFIYAKRHISAGEEITYNYKFPLEEKKIPCNCRSRRCRGSLN, via the exons ATGGTTTCCTCCACAGGACTTCTccatgagtatgatgattccTTATTTTCACGAGAAAGGCATAAAGTGACAGAGATTCAACATCTAGATCCAGATACATTAAGCTGTGAGTGTAAATATGATTGTTTCCCCGTATCTTCACAGCTTAGCAGAGATGGACGCTCATTCTGCAG GTGCAGGGATATTGCTTGCATATCTTCATGTTCCATTGATATTGATGAAAAAAATGGTTCATATTCATCAGTAGATATGAGCTGTCAGTTAAACGGAACTAGCCCTGATCTTCCAGAATGTTGCAGTTCAGACGGCTCCTCATTCCAAGATAAGGGTTTCTCTGGGTATTCTTTGGCTACTTGTGTAAGTGGTTGGATGTATGTTAATGAACAAGGTCAAATGTGTGGCCCTTATATTCAAGAACAGCTTCATGAAGGTTTATCTACTGGTTTCTTGCCAGATGAGCTTCTTGTATATCCTGTTTTAAATGGAGCTTTGACCAATCCTGTGCCACTCAAGTACTTTAAGCAGTTTCCTGATCATGTTGCAACTGGTTTTGCTTATTTGAGTGTGGACAACTCCAACATGGGTACTAATGGGGCTCATTCTGTTCCTTGTAAAAATGATTTAGCTATGCATAGGCAAGAGGGCTTGGTGGAGTATGCGAATTCACAGACTCTTTGTCATGAGTTACAATCTGGCCCTCTAAGTCTTGGATATGAAAATGGTGGCTGTAAACAGGCTTCAAATTCTGAAGTTTTTTGCTTTAGTACTTCAAATCATTCATCG TCAGTTGAGAGATCATGTTGGTTGATTGAGGATCATACAGGGAGGAAACATGGACCCTATTCGCTTCTACAATTATATTCTTGGCATCAGCATGGATACTTGAAGGACTCAGTTATG ATATACCATATTGAAAGCAAATTTAGACCCTTCACATTATTTTCTGCGGTGAATGCATGGAAAGCTGAGATACCTCCCCCTCACTTCTCATCTGATCTCAAAGCCAATGAGAGTAGCcctttattgaaatttatatctGAAACTTCTGAAGAAGTTTCATCCCAACTGCATTCTGGAATAATGAAAGCAGCTCGCAAAGTGGTGTTTGATGAGATTGTTGGCAACATCATTGCAGATTATATCACCATGAAGAAAACTGAAAGACAAATAAAGGTTGAACAAAACAACCAAACTACGAAGGCTTGCTCTCTGGACAGCAGAATG tCAGAAGTTACTAGAGGAGGGGATCTTCCTGCTGATTCTATGCCAGAAGCACAAGGCTTCTTTAGTGTTCCTGAGAAAGTTTCTACTGATGCTGTTCCTGTTCAGTCTCTTAAAATGACCGGCGGTGTTGATAATTTTAGAGAGGTGCATGCAGTTATTTGCCGAATGCTTTTTGATTACTCCTTACAGGTAGTTTGGAATGCTGTTTCTTATGATATGGTGGCAGAGTATTCATCTGCATGGCGTAGCAAAAGACTTTGGTCTTATCGTCCTCACTATAATTTAGCTTCTAGTGGGCATAGTGATCGTACCAAGAAGATTGAAAAAATACCTGCTGAAGCT GGTGTCAATTGCCTATCAGTCGTGGAGTTTAAGAGAGCACCAACAGAAATCTGTGTGCACTCACCTGCTATATCTTTGTCAATTCCTTCTAGGCCAACATCTCATTCTGGTTGTCATAGGCCAAAGGAAAACTTGAAATGGATGGTGGAATGCCTCGAAAAGGAGCTTCATGCCTCTGCAAAGGTATCTTTGTTTGAGTATGTTCGGGATATTCTTGTGGAAGAAGTGATGAGCTCATGTAACTCCTCAACAGATGTCAAATTAAATAAG GCTGCTCTTGATATGCCTGTTCAATGTTCTAGTATTAACAATAACAAGGACTCCTTTGGTGAACTGCATTGTGATTCAAATGATACACGTGGAGATAGAAATTCATGTGAACTTAAACTATCTCCGTTGGAAGAGGACAATCCGTCCAAAGATGCAGCTCTAAATTCTGCTGCTAATTCATTAAATAGAGTGTTCAAAGAAGTCTGTACAAATGAAGGTTGTGCTTTTAGTGAAGATTTCAATGAATTACCAGCTCCTGGTCTCGAGGAAAATTCTACCTTTCTCATTCCATCTCTTGCTTGTAAATTTCGTCCTTCAAGCTCAAATAAGTGTTCTCCTAAGATTGAGGGGTACATTATGCTTGCAATATGCAGACAGAAACTGCACGATGTTGTTCTTAAGGAATGGACATCATCATACAAAGATGATCTTCTTCGCCAGTTTATTACATCATGGATTGCATCGAAGAAACATTGCAATCCTAATGGAATTGTG GAAGGAGCATGTGAAGCCTCTAAAGTACCAGACAAATTAAGGGAAGGATCAAAACGCTTCTTGGAATCTTCTCTTGCAGCTGGTAATTATACTTATTACCGGAAGAAATCATCAAAGAAGAAGTTAGGATCTTCAGATTATGCTACTGAGGGTAGCTCTGTTGTACGAAATCAGCCTtctgaaaatttgaagaaagaaaaagtttctGCTGATTTGTGTGAGACTACAGACACTGAGATTGCTTCTTTGTCACTGAAAAACATTACAAAAAGTAAAAGGCAGAAGGACTTGTCTCGCAATACCACCTGCAAACGGACTTCTGCAGAAGTTACGTTATCCAGTAGCCATTCTTCTGGGAAAACCATATGTGGcaccaaaaaattaaaaatttcaccTATAGTTAAAG ATGATAATGTCAACAAGGATTCCATGAAACATGGGAAAGGGAGAATGATAGGTTCGCCTTTGGTGCACAAAAATGTTGATAAGGTTATGAATAAATGTGATCATGGAGTTGGTGCCCGGGAAAGGCTTT CTGTGAATGTGTCAAAGTTGAAAAGGAAACAGAAGGTTGACGAGTTATCATTCTCTCGTAATAAGGTCTCGGCAATAGCAGGTGATGTTAGCAAGCAAGCAGCAAGTAAGAAGGGTGTagctcaaaaggaaaagtctgATAAATCTAGGAAGTTAAACCTCTGTATTAGATCTAATGGTTGTGCCCGCTCATCAATTAATGGATGGGAATGGCGTAGATGGACTCTAAAAGCAAGTCCTGCTGAGAGAGCTCGTAATAGGGGTATTCAATATTTCAATTCTGAGCTATTAGGACCTGATGTCACTACATCTCATTTGTTAAATGGCAAAGGCCTTTCTGCACGAACAAATAGGGTGAAGGTGCGGAATCTTCTTGCTGCTGCAGATGGTGCCGATCTTTTAAAAGCCTCTCAATTAAAG GCAAGAAAAAAACGCCTACGCTTTCAACGTAGTAAGATTCATGACTGGGGTCTAGTTGCCCTAGAGCCAATTGAAGCAGAGGATTTTGTAATTGAATACGTTGGGGAACTAATTCGTCCTCGG ATATCGGATATAAGGGAACGCCAGTATGAGAAGATGGGAATTGGAAGCAGTTATCTTTTTAGACTTGATGATGGTTATGTG GTTGATGCTACAAAGCGTGGGGGTGTTGCACGATTTATAAACCATTCTTGTGAT CCTAATTGCTACACCAAAGTTATTACTGTTGAAGGCcagaagaaaattttcatctatGCAAAACGACATATATCTGCTGGTGAAGAAATTACGTACAATTACAAATTTCCTttggaggagaagaaaattcCTTGTAATTGCCGTTCAAGGAG GTGTCGTGGATCACTAAACTAG